In Polaribacter sp. Hel_I_88, the following proteins share a genomic window:
- a CDS encoding LTA synthase family protein has product MKNITNRFLYNLYYFLFWIVYFVFARFFFLMYYVDKTQELELSTVLKTFLYGLRLDASFAAYISTIPFLFIMFSVITNPKIILKFIKWYTFVIVIFISLLLFIDAGLYQAWGVRLDTSLLPYLNTPTLMISSTSTFQLVSGIFGWILISFLFIKIFKKIHQKNSDKIDFGNWTQLPIFLLMTAVLIIPVRGGFQIVPVNQSNVYFSESMFANHAAINFMWNFSNTLTHKTDGTNIYKYFDDKTALKIINKTKNNLLIADTDSILTTTKPNVILILWESLPAKIVGSLGGEPNVTPNLNRLSKEGLLFTNFYANGDRTDKGIPAVLSGYYPQPVKRIMRMPNKTRSLPMLPKKMAELGYNTSFYYGGDLNFGNMNTYLRNAGINKIVDGSEFDTKDWNSKWGAYDDVFMKRFADDLSTEQKEPFFKIALTLTSHEPYEIKGEYKFGQNSQDNLFRSAHFYTDSVIGHFMNFAKKQEWYKNTIIVIMSDHGHSSPEHEGPYFSPKKFRIPMLWLGGAVNKNIKEIDNFSSQVDFSYTLLDLLKGDKKDFVFSKHIFNSSNEQYAHYTFNKGYGTVTKNGTFIYDYVSKKPILSEGKYTKKLDSLGKALTQDSYQDFLERK; this is encoded by the coding sequence ATGAAAAACATTACAAACAGATTTTTATATAATCTTTATTACTTCTTATTTTGGATTGTTTATTTTGTTTTTGCACGTTTCTTTTTCTTGATGTATTATGTTGATAAAACTCAAGAACTTGAACTATCAACTGTTTTAAAAACCTTTTTATACGGTTTACGATTGGATGCTTCCTTTGCTGCGTATATATCTACAATTCCTTTTTTATTCATCATGTTTTCTGTGATTACCAACCCAAAAATCATTTTAAAATTTATAAAATGGTACACTTTTGTAATCGTTATTTTTATAAGTTTACTTTTGTTTATTGATGCTGGCTTATACCAAGCTTGGGGTGTTCGTTTAGACACGTCTTTGCTTCCTTACTTAAACACACCAACATTAATGATTTCTTCAACATCAACTTTTCAGTTGGTTTCTGGTATTTTTGGTTGGATTTTAATTTCGTTTCTTTTTATAAAAATTTTCAAAAAAATTCATCAAAAAAATAGCGATAAAATTGATTTTGGAAACTGGACACAACTTCCTATTTTTTTATTGATGACAGCAGTTTTGATTATTCCTGTAAGAGGTGGTTTCCAAATTGTACCTGTAAACCAAAGCAACGTTTATTTTTCTGAATCGATGTTTGCAAATCATGCAGCAATTAATTTTATGTGGAATTTTTCTAACACACTAACACACAAAACTGATGGCACAAATATTTATAAATATTTTGATGATAAAACTGCTTTAAAAATCATCAACAAAACAAAAAATAATCTTTTAATTGCTGATACAGACTCTATATTAACAACAACAAAACCCAATGTAATTTTAATTCTTTGGGAAAGTTTACCTGCAAAAATTGTGGGCTCTTTAGGTGGCGAACCTAATGTTACTCCCAATTTAAACCGACTTTCTAAAGAAGGGTTGTTATTTACAAATTTCTATGCAAATGGAGATAGAACTGACAAAGGAATTCCTGCTGTTTTAAGTGGTTATTACCCACAACCAGTAAAGAGAATTATGCGAATGCCAAACAAAACTAGAAGCTTACCAATGTTACCAAAAAAAATGGCTGAATTGGGCTATAACACTTCTTTTTATTATGGTGGAGATTTAAATTTTGGAAATATGAATACCTATTTACGAAATGCAGGAATTAATAAAATTGTAGATGGAAGTGAATTCGATACAAAAGATTGGAATTCAAAATGGGGCGCTTATGATGATGTTTTTATGAAACGTTTTGCTGATGATTTATCAACCGAACAAAAAGAACCATTTTTTAAAATTGCTTTAACTTTAACAAGTCACGAACCTTACGAAATTAAAGGCGAATATAAATTTGGACAAAATTCACAAGATAACTTGTTTAGAAGTGCCCATTTTTATACGGACAGCGTAATTGGCCATTTTATGAATTTTGCTAAAAAACAAGAATGGTATAAAAACACGATAATTGTAATCATGTCAGATCATGGACATAGTTCTCCTGAACACGAAGGTCCTTATTTTTCGCCTAAAAAATTCAGAATTCCAATGTTGTGGCTTGGAGGTGCTGTAAATAAAAACATTAAAGAGATTGATAATTTTTCAAGCCAAGTTGATTTTTCTTACACTTTACTAGATTTATTAAAAGGCGATAAAAAAGATTTTGTTTTTAGCAAGCATATTTTTAACTCATCTAATGAACAATATGCGCATTATACTTTTAACAAAGGCTATGGAACTGTTACAAAAAACGGTACTTTTATTTATGATTATGTAAGCAAAAAACCAATATTATCCGAAGGTAAATACACAAAAAAATTAGATTCTTTAGGAAAAGCACTAACTCAAGATTCTTATCAAGATTTTTTGGAAAGGAAATGA
- a CDS encoding response regulator transcription factor — MGSKKILLVEDDPNFGTVLKDYLALNDYNVTHAKDGIEGLIMFKNSDYDLCILDVMMPRKDGFSLAQDIRVTNKEVPIIFLTAKTLKEDVLKGYAVGADDYLNKPFDSEVLLHKIKAILQRKESDKTAESEQFEFKIGSFFFNSKLRHLSVGEEGEPNKLSPKESKLLRMLAIHKNDLMPRELALTKIWRDDNYFTSRSMDVYIAKLRKYLKEDEMVEILNIHGEGFRLVDKT, encoded by the coding sequence ATGGGAAGTAAAAAAATATTATTAGTAGAAGACGATCCAAATTTCGGAACCGTTTTAAAAGATTATTTAGCGTTAAATGATTATAACGTTACACATGCAAAAGATGGTATAGAAGGCTTAATTATGTTTAAAAATAGCGATTACGACTTGTGTATTTTAGATGTTATGATGCCAAGAAAAGATGGTTTTTCTTTAGCACAAGATATTAGAGTTACTAATAAAGAAGTGCCAATTATTTTTTTAACAGCAAAAACTTTAAAAGAAGATGTTTTAAAAGGATATGCTGTTGGTGCAGATGATTATTTAAACAAACCTTTTGATTCTGAAGTTTTATTGCATAAAATTAAAGCAATTTTACAACGTAAAGAATCGGATAAAACAGCGGAATCAGAGCAATTTGAGTTTAAAATTGGATCTTTTTTCTTCAACTCTAAATTACGTCATTTATCTGTTGGCGAAGAAGGAGAACCAAATAAACTGTCGCCAAAAGAAAGTAAATTGTTGCGCATGTTAGCCATTCATAAAAATGATTTAATGCCAAGAGAATTGGCACTTACAAAAATCTGGAGAGATGATAACTACTTTACTTCTAGAAGTATGGATGTTTACATTGCTAAATTACGTAAGTATTTAAAAGAAGATGAAATGGTGGAAATTTTAAATATTCATGGAGAAGGTTTTAGGCTAGTAGATAAAACTTAA
- the holA gene encoding DNA polymerase III subunit delta → MNEIRTIVSDIKKGDIKPIYFLMGEEPYYIDKISDYIEKTVLDEAEKGFNQQIMYGRDASIEDIVGAAKRYPMMAERQVLIVKEAQDLSRTIEKLVAYALNPQPTTVLVINYKYKKLDKRKKLHKAIAKSGLIFESKKLYDNQVSDWIRRVLSGKNYHIEPKAAHMLVEFLGTNLSKIANELDKLMLILPVETIINDKHIEENIGISKDFNNFELQKAVGAKDIKKANRIINYFVENPKNNPTVMTISLLNSFFTKLLLFHGLQNKSKDAVSKSLGVGFYFIDDYFAAARNYPMRKVAQVIAFLRDADVKSKGVGASQTQRDILKELLFKILH, encoded by the coding sequence ATGAACGAGATAAGAACCATTGTTTCAGATATTAAAAAAGGCGATATAAAACCCATATATTTTTTAATGGGAGAAGAGCCTTATTACATTGATAAAATATCTGATTACATAGAAAAAACGGTTTTAGATGAAGCAGAAAAAGGCTTTAATCAGCAAATAATGTATGGTAGAGATGCAAGTATAGAGGATATTGTAGGTGCTGCAAAACGTTATCCAATGATGGCTGAAAGACAGGTCTTGATTGTTAAAGAAGCACAAGATTTAAGCAGAACTATAGAAAAATTGGTTGCTTATGCTCTAAATCCACAGCCCACCACAGTTTTGGTCATCAACTATAAATACAAAAAGTTAGATAAGCGTAAAAAACTCCATAAAGCCATTGCAAAATCGGGTTTAATTTTTGAAAGTAAAAAACTATACGACAATCAAGTTTCAGATTGGATTAGAAGAGTTTTAAGTGGAAAGAACTATCACATTGAGCCAAAAGCAGCTCATATGTTGGTGGAGTTTTTAGGAACTAATTTAAGCAAAATTGCCAATGAACTAGATAAACTAATGTTAATTTTACCAGTAGAAACAATTATTAACGATAAACATATTGAAGAGAATATAGGCATATCCAAAGACTTTAATAATTTTGAGTTACAAAAAGCTGTTGGTGCCAAAGACATTAAAAAAGCGAATAGAATTATCAATTATTTTGTTGAGAATCCAAAGAATAATCCAACAGTAATGACAATTTCTTTATTAAATAGCTTCTTTACAAAGTTGCTGTTATTTCATGGTTTACAAAATAAATCTAAAGATGCAGTTTCTAAATCTTTAGGCGTTGGTTTTTATTTTATTGATGATTATTTTGCGGCTGCTAGAAATTATCCAATGAGAAAAGTTGCACAGGTAATTGCATTTTTAAGAGATGCAGATGTAAAGAGTAAAGGAGTTGGAGCAAGCCAGACACAAAGAGATATTTTAAAAGAATTATTATTTAAAATTTTACATTAA
- a CDS encoding DUF1569 domain-containing protein — MKNIFTKEITAEVISRIENLTSQKQPIWGKMSVSQMLAHCCVTYEMVYTDKHPRPNAFTRFMMKALIKNIVTSDKPYVKNGRTARQFLIVDEKDFVSEKKRLINFITQTQELGEKEFEGKASHSFGKLTAKEWSTMFYKHLDHHLRQFGV; from the coding sequence ATGAAAAATATTTTCACCAAAGAAATTACAGCAGAAGTTATTTCAAGAATTGAAAACTTAACTTCCCAAAAACAACCAATTTGGGGTAAAATGTCTGTGTCGCAAATGCTGGCTCATTGTTGTGTTACTTATGAAATGGTATATACAGATAAACATCCAAGACCAAATGCATTTACAAGGTTTATGATGAAAGCTTTGATTAAAAACATAGTAACTTCAGATAAACCTTATGTTAAAAACGGCAGAACTGCGCGTCAGTTTTTAATTGTTGATGAAAAAGATTTTGTATCAGAAAAAAAACGTTTGATAAATTTTATAACGCAAACCCAAGAATTAGGAGAAAAAGAGTTTGAAGGAAAAGCATCTCATTCTTTTGGTAAATTAACAGCGAAAGAATGGAGCACTATGTTTTATAAACATTTAGACCATCATTTAAGACAGTTTGGAGTTTAG
- a CDS encoding GxxExxY protein translates to MIYKKESYDIVGTLFEVHNNLGGGFLEVVYKDALEHEFKLKNISYEREKEYTVNYKEIVLAHKFFADFVVLDKIILEIKSVKEFHPKHIAQCINYLKVSGNKLCILVNFRNESLEFKRIVL, encoded by the coding sequence ATGATTTATAAAAAAGAAAGTTATGATATTGTTGGAACTTTATTTGAAGTTCATAATAATTTGGGAGGTGGTTTTTTGGAAGTTGTATATAAAGATGCTTTAGAGCATGAGTTTAAGCTAAAAAACATTTCTTACGAAAGGGAAAAAGAATATACAGTTAATTATAAGGAAATAGTTTTAGCACATAAATTTTTTGCAGATTTTGTTGTTTTAGATAAAATAATTTTGGAGATTAAATCAGTTAAAGAATTTCACCCAAAACATATTGCCCAATGCATTAATTATTTGAAAGTGTCTGGTAATAAACTTTGTATATTAGTTAATTTTCGGAATGAGTCATTAGAATTTAAAAGGATTGTATTATAA
- a CDS encoding glycosyltransferase family 2 protein, translated as MKTAIVILNWNGQKLLEQFLPSIVNFSANEAEIYVADNASTDSSIKYIKEFYPAVKIIQNAVNGGYAKGYNDALQSIKADIYCLINSDVEVTENWLSPIVDVFKSDEKTAIIQPKILDYKEKDKFEYAGAAGGFIDLYGYPYCRGRVFNHLETDANQFNDIAEIFWASGACFFIRSKVYHQLNGFDEDYFAHQEEIDLCWRTQNIGYKVKYVGLSTVFHVGGATLQETNPHKTYLNFRNSLLNVVKNVPKKWFLFVVFSRLILDGIAGIKFMFELRPIHTWSIIKAHLSFYKNFFKFLGKRRKLQKKQDYNLQTSIVWQYFFLGRKKFEELE; from the coding sequence TTGAAAACAGCAATTGTCATATTAAATTGGAATGGACAAAAACTACTTGAACAGTTTTTGCCATCAATCGTAAATTTTAGCGCGAACGAAGCCGAAATTTATGTGGCCGACAATGCTTCTACTGACAGTTCCATTAAGTATATTAAAGAATTTTATCCTGCTGTAAAAATTATCCAAAACGCTGTAAATGGCGGCTATGCAAAAGGTTATAATGATGCTTTACAATCCATCAAAGCAGATATTTATTGCTTAATTAATTCTGATGTAGAAGTAACCGAAAATTGGCTCTCTCCTATTGTAGATGTTTTTAAAAGTGATGAAAAAACAGCAATCATTCAACCGAAAATTCTAGATTATAAAGAGAAAGATAAGTTTGAATATGCAGGTGCTGCAGGTGGTTTTATTGATTTATATGGATATCCTTATTGCAGAGGACGCGTTTTTAATCATCTTGAAACAGATGCAAATCAATTTAATGATATTGCTGAAATTTTTTGGGCATCAGGAGCTTGTTTTTTTATTCGCTCTAAAGTGTATCATCAATTAAATGGTTTTGATGAAGATTATTTTGCGCATCAAGAAGAAATTGATTTGTGCTGGCGAACTCAAAATATAGGTTACAAGGTTAAATATGTAGGTTTGTCAACAGTTTTTCATGTTGGTGGAGCAACTTTACAAGAAACAAATCCTCATAAAACATATTTAAACTTTAGAAATAGCTTGTTAAATGTGGTAAAAAATGTACCAAAAAAATGGTTCCTATTTGTGGTTTTTTCTCGCTTAATTTTAGACGGAATTGCAGGAATTAAATTCATGTTTGAATTAAGACCAATCCACACTTGGTCTATTATTAAAGCACATTTAAGTTTTTATAAAAACTTTTTTAAATTTTTAGGAAAACGAAGAAAACTTCAAAAAAAACAAGACTATAATTTACAAACTAGCATTGTTTGGCAGTATTTCTTTTTAGGTAGAAAAAAGTTTGAAGAACTGGAATAG
- a CDS encoding L-threonylcarbamoyladenylate synthase: protein MAEFIKIYNENPNQKAIDKIVKVLKNDGVIIYPTDTVYGLGCDINSNKALERIALMKGVKLEKAKFSFICDSLSHLSDYVKQIDSPTFKILKRALPGPYTFILPGSNNLPKVFKKKKTVGIRIPDNNIVKAIVSSLGNPIVSTSIRDDDDVLEYTTDPELIFEKWENLVDLVIDGGYGDNYASTIIDLTGIEPEVVREGKGSLEIL, encoded by the coding sequence ATGGCAGAATTTATTAAAATTTATAACGAAAACCCAAATCAAAAAGCAATTGATAAAATTGTAAAGGTTTTAAAAAACGATGGTGTAATTATTTATCCTACAGATACCGTTTATGGTTTAGGCTGTGATATAAATAGTAATAAAGCTTTAGAAAGAATTGCTTTAATGAAAGGTGTAAAACTAGAAAAAGCAAAATTTTCTTTTATTTGTGATAGTTTAAGCCATTTATCAGATTACGTAAAACAAATAGATTCGCCAACATTCAAAATTTTAAAACGAGCTTTACCTGGGCCTTACACGTTTATTTTACCAGGAAGTAATAATTTACCTAAAGTTTTTAAGAAGAAAAAAACAGTCGGAATTAGAATTCCAGATAACAATATTGTAAAAGCGATTGTCTCTTCTTTAGGAAACCCAATTGTTTCGACTTCTATTAGAGATGATGATGACGTTTTGGAATATACAACTGATCCAGAATTAATTTTTGAAAAATGGGAAAACTTGGTAGATTTAGTCATTGATGGTGGTTATGGAGATAATTATGCATCTACAATTATCGATTTAACTGGTATTGAACCTGAAGTTGTAAGAGAAGGAAAAGGAAGTTTAGAGATTCTTTAA
- the tsaD gene encoding tRNA (adenosine(37)-N6)-threonylcarbamoyltransferase complex transferase subunit TsaD → MKKPVYILGIESSCDDTSAAVICDAKVLSNVVANQEVHSKYGGVVPELASRAHQQNIVPVVQQALEQANITKEQLAGIAFTKGPGLMGSLLVGTSFAKSLALGLQIPLLDVNHMQAHILAHFIKDDVSKIPTFPFICLTISGGHTQIVKVTNHFDMEILGETIDDAVGEAFDKSAKILGLPYPGGPFIDKYAKLGNPKAYKFTKPKVGDLDFSFSGLKTGILYFIQKQQRVNPNFIEENLHDICASIQFTIIEILMNKLKNAVKKTGIKQIAIAGGVSANSEIRNRLQLAEQHFGWQTYIPKFEYTTDNAAMIAITGYLKFLNNDFANVNVTAKARLKVTE, encoded by the coding sequence ATGAAAAAACCTGTTTATATTTTAGGAATAGAGTCTTCTTGTGATGATACAAGTGCTGCTGTGATTTGTGATGCTAAAGTGTTGAGTAACGTTGTTGCAAACCAAGAAGTACACTCAAAATATGGTGGAGTTGTTCCAGAATTAGCTTCAAGAGCGCATCAACAAAATATTGTACCTGTTGTGCAACAGGCTTTGGAACAAGCAAATATTACTAAAGAACAATTAGCTGGAATTGCCTTTACCAAAGGCCCAGGTTTAATGGGATCTTTATTGGTAGGTACTTCTTTTGCAAAATCGTTGGCTTTAGGGTTACAAATTCCTTTGTTGGATGTAAACCATATGCAAGCACATATTTTGGCTCATTTTATTAAAGATGATGTCAGCAAAATACCTACTTTCCCTTTTATTTGTTTGACAATAAGTGGTGGACATACTCAAATTGTAAAAGTTACCAACCATTTTGATATGGAAATTTTAGGCGAAACTATAGATGATGCTGTTGGAGAAGCTTTTGATAAATCTGCCAAAATTTTAGGATTGCCTTATCCTGGAGGTCCTTTTATTGACAAGTATGCTAAATTAGGAAACCCAAAAGCTTACAAATTCACAAAGCCAAAAGTGGGCGATTTAGATTTTAGTTTTAGTGGTTTAAAAACGGGAATTTTATATTTTATTCAAAAGCAACAAAGAGTAAATCCTAATTTTATTGAGGAAAACTTACATGATATTTGTGCTTCAATTCAGTTTACAATTATAGAAATTTTGATGAATAAATTAAAAAATGCTGTTAAAAAAACAGGGATTAAACAAATTGCTATTGCTGGTGGCGTTTCTGCAAATTCAGAAATTAGAAATCGTTTACAATTAGCAGAACAACATTTTGGCTGGCAAACCTACATCCCAAAATTCGAATATACTACAGACAATGCAGCAATGATTGCAATTACTGGCTATTTAAAATTTTTAAATAACGATTTTGCCAATGTTAATGTAACTGCAAAAGCTCGTTTAAAAGTTACAGAATAA
- a CDS encoding FkbM family methyltransferase translates to MEKNLELTLHEKVLTKLFNQNDKLILFDIGACEGLSSVRYLSLFPSSQIYVFEPVPSNYKIVLKNKETYNLKNMHTFELGLSSKIGEATFYVSSGKPENKDIPSDNSTSFGNKSSSLYKPGKTKEIHPWLQFNESITIKTETLENFCTTKKISLIDFIHMDVQGAELMVLEGSNDMISNIKSVWLEVEEIELYEKQALRKDIENFFLKNNFICILNKVNHIAGDQFWVRKTYFESLDSDTKSYLNIVSHKTELKSKISSAFGKTKDSIKNVFKG, encoded by the coding sequence ATGGAGAAAAATCTTGAATTAACATTGCATGAAAAAGTACTTACTAAATTATTTAACCAAAATGATAAATTAATATTGTTTGATATTGGTGCTTGTGAAGGTTTAAGCAGTGTTCGATATCTTTCTTTATTTCCAAGCTCTCAAATTTACGTATTTGAACCTGTACCAAGTAATTACAAAATAGTTTTAAAAAATAAAGAAACATATAATTTAAAGAATATGCACACTTTTGAGTTAGGTCTATCTTCTAAAATAGGTGAAGCTACCTTTTATGTATCTTCAGGAAAACCCGAAAATAAAGATATTCCTTCTGATAACTCTACCAGCTTTGGTAACAAAAGTTCTTCACTTTATAAGCCAGGAAAAACAAAAGAAATTCATCCTTGGCTACAATTCAATGAATCTATTACAATAAAAACCGAAACATTAGAGAACTTTTGTACAACAAAAAAAATCAGTTTAATAGATTTTATTCACATGGATGTTCAAGGAGCAGAACTAATGGTTTTAGAAGGTTCAAATGATATGATTTCTAACATTAAATCTGTATGGTTAGAAGTTGAAGAAATTGAATTATATGAAAAACAAGCTTTAAGAAAAGACATAGAGAATTTTTTCCTTAAAAATAATTTTATCTGTATTTTAAATAAAGTAAATCATATTGCTGGAGATCAATTTTGGGTAAGAAAAACTTATTTTGAAAGTTTAGATAGCGATACAAAATCGTACTTAAATATTGTTAGCCATAAAACTGAACTAAAATCTAAAATATCAAGCGCTTTTGGAAAAACCAAAGACTCCATTAAAAATGTTTTTAAAGGCTAA
- a CDS encoding type I restriction enzyme HsdR N-terminal domain-containing protein: MINLNLPNYKFKLKSSENKTLIFDNLRKKYFVLTPEEWVRQHFVQYLIDEKKYPVSLIALEKQLTINNRKKRTDILVFDADGNPDIIVECKAPQIQITQATFDQIARYNLKLKANYLIVTNGLTHFYCKMDFEKETYIFLKEIPAYN; the protein is encoded by the coding sequence ATGATAAACCTCAATTTACCAAACTATAAATTCAAACTCAAAAGTAGCGAAAATAAGACGCTTATTTTTGATAATTTACGAAAAAAATATTTTGTTTTAACTCCAGAAGAATGGGTTCGTCAGCATTTTGTGCAGTATTTAATTGATGAAAAAAAATATCCTGTTTCTTTGATTGCTTTAGAAAAGCAATTAACCATTAACAATCGAAAAAAAAGGACTGATATTCTAGTTTTTGATGCTGATGGAAATCCTGATATTATCGTAGAATGCAAAGCACCACAAATACAAATAACTCAAGCTACTTTCGATCAAATTGCTCGTTATAATTTAAAACTAAAAGCTAATTATTTAATAGTTACCAATGGTTTAACTCATTTTTATTGTAAAATGGATTTTGAAAAAGAAACCTATATTTTCTTGAAAGAAATACCTGCTTATAATTAA